One window of Acidobacteriaceae bacterium genomic DNA carries:
- a CDS encoding tetratricopeptide repeat protein gives MTKIILSATLVMGCVLMLPCAAARAQSGAPAATPAPAQAQPDHASSYYHYGLAKIYENQAVANGRQDLATQAIEQYKLALEADPDSGMLEDGLANLYFRLGRIREAVSAAQEQIQKHPDDVDAHMLLGHVYLRSLGDGQNPQSGEMLQAAIKEYETIAKLKPDDVETHLLLGQLYGLAHDSAKAEVEFKAAQKIDPNSEEVVLSIARLYSEQGDLTRAAKVIEGVPADDRSARMDFALAGIYDQLKQPKNAVKAYRAAVEEDPDNADAKRGLAAALQSSGQMDEAAKVYAQILGSDPEDAQALIREADIQRQQGHYEQALATLKKAQGLVSDNTELSWNLALTYDSLGRFDDSIKTLKQLLTATLPPDGKYTDADRSNRALFLDRLAIVAREANRTDDAVAAYKEMGQLGGDYQARGAEGVVDAYRDAHNWKAAFDAAAAAAKAMPTNHDIQLTYARQLADSGKVDEGLKLANAQLTGTPDDRDVFFTIADMDVRDKRWKDASEILDKADALATKPEEKAFVAYYRGTVAERQKLFDQAEIEFRKGLQLAPDFAPIENYLGYMLAERGQKLDEAVTMLKKAVTFDPQNGAYLDSLAWAYYKQGQYALAEDFERKAAVRMSNDPTVLDHLGEIDAKTGKLSQAIDEWQHSLQQYATSLAPEADPADVAKVQHKLESARVKLAHVNTPK, from the coding sequence ATGACCAAGATAATCCTCAGCGCAACCCTGGTTATGGGTTGTGTTCTCATGCTGCCTTGTGCGGCCGCGAGGGCTCAGAGTGGTGCACCGGCGGCGACGCCCGCGCCCGCACAAGCGCAACCTGATCACGCGTCCTCTTACTACCACTATGGTTTGGCGAAGATCTACGAGAACCAGGCGGTGGCGAATGGCAGGCAGGACCTGGCAACTCAGGCGATTGAGCAGTACAAACTTGCGCTTGAGGCAGATCCGGATTCAGGAATGCTTGAGGACGGACTGGCCAACCTGTACTTCCGGTTGGGACGAATTCGCGAAGCTGTTTCGGCCGCGCAGGAGCAGATTCAGAAGCATCCGGATGATGTCGATGCCCACATGCTGCTGGGGCATGTGTATTTAAGGTCTCTTGGAGACGGGCAGAATCCGCAATCAGGCGAGATGCTGCAGGCGGCGATCAAGGAATACGAGACGATCGCGAAGCTGAAGCCAGACGATGTAGAAACGCATCTGCTGCTCGGGCAGTTGTACGGGCTTGCTCACGACTCGGCGAAGGCTGAGGTAGAGTTCAAGGCGGCACAGAAGATTGACCCGAACTCTGAGGAGGTCGTGCTGAGCATCGCGCGGTTGTACTCGGAGCAGGGAGACCTTACTCGCGCAGCGAAGGTGATCGAGGGCGTACCCGCCGACGATCGAAGCGCGCGCATGGATTTTGCACTCGCGGGAATTTACGACCAGCTCAAGCAGCCGAAGAATGCGGTGAAGGCTTACCGCGCGGCCGTGGAAGAGGATCCGGATAATGCGGATGCGAAGCGAGGATTGGCAGCGGCTCTGCAGTCCTCCGGGCAGATGGATGAGGCGGCAAAGGTCTATGCGCAAATCCTCGGAAGCGATCCTGAGGATGCGCAGGCCCTGATCCGTGAGGCTGATATTCAGCGGCAGCAAGGGCATTACGAGCAGGCGCTCGCGACGCTGAAAAAGGCGCAGGGCCTGGTCTCGGACAACACGGAACTAAGCTGGAACCTTGCGCTCACGTATGACTCGCTCGGGCGGTTTGATGATTCGATCAAGACGCTGAAGCAGTTGCTCACTGCGACTCTGCCACCAGATGGAAAGTACACGGACGCGGACCGGAGCAACCGGGCGCTCTTTCTTGATCGGTTGGCGATTGTGGCTCGTGAGGCAAACCGTACTGACGATGCGGTCGCCGCGTACAAGGAGATGGGGCAGCTGGGCGGCGATTACCAGGCGCGCGGAGCAGAGGGCGTTGTAGACGCGTATCGCGATGCGCACAACTGGAAGGCGGCTTTTGATGCCGCCGCTGCGGCTGCCAAGGCGATGCCGACCAACCATGATATTCAGTTGACCTACGCGCGCCAGCTTGCTGACTCAGGCAAGGTGGACGAGGGGTTGAAACTGGCGAACGCTCAATTGACTGGGACGCCGGACGATCGTGACGTGTTCTTTACGATCGCGGATATGGATGTACGCGATAAGCGCTGGAAGGATGCCTCCGAGATTCTGGACAAGGCCGATGCGCTGGCAACGAAGCCAGAGGAGAAGGCGTTTGTAGCCTACTACCGCGGGACCGTCGCAGAGCGGCAGAAACTTTTCGATCAGGCGGAGATTGAATTCCGCAAGGGATTACAGTTGGCGCCCGACTTTGCGCCCATCGAGAACTATCTCGGCTATATGCTGGCGGAACGTGGGCAGAAGCTGGATGAGGCCGTGACGATGCTCAAGAAGGCTGTCACGTTCGATCCGCAGAATGGCGCCTATCTGGATTCGCTGGCGTGGGCCTACTACAAGCAGGGTCAGTATGCGCTCGCCGAAGACTTTGAACGCAAGGCGGCGGTGCGGATGTCGAACGATCCCACGGTGTTGGATCATCTGGGAGAGATTGACGCGAAGACCGGCAAGTTGTCGCAGGCGATCGACGAGTGGCAGCACTCGTTGCAGCAGTATGCGACCTCGCTCGCTCCGGAGGCGGATCCTGCCGATGTTGCGAAAGTGCAGCACAAGCTGGAGAGTGCTCGGGTCAAGCTGGCCCACGTGAACACGCCGAAGTAA
- a CDS encoding DNA polymerase Y family protein, with the protein MGLTPVYVCIHVSEFPAQALLRLRPELKGRAVVVMAGDPPLEEVCSANPHALRLGIAHGMTKTELESFRGVCVLRQSATEERSARNVVMEVASGFTPRIEVPPARGSALDVVLDMTGTDRIFGQVQEVVAKISRAFVKLRFSMRITASANFHTALCLAPMAAKPIVVPPGQENEYLRNLPLAALPLTEQQVETLELWGLRSLGELACLPEKELVIRLGHEGEKLRLLARGECRHLMVPEEAPLTLAEYIAFDSPVELLDSLLFVLGPMLDQLLARARNRALALASITISLGIDGGGEHIRLLKPALPVSQRDVLLKLIYLDLQGNPPPAGVMSVSLKAEPGDRSKVQLGLFAPQTPEPMHLDVTLARVAALVGEERVGRARLLDSHAPEAFVMERFTVPDSATVKTNEEKRSITALRRCRPPVRLTVRFDESRPAAFSFAGKRYIVQKAFGPWRRSGDWWSPSVWSFEDWDVCAADVGGDTLVCILAHDLLRHHWQIEALYD; encoded by the coding sequence ATGGGCCTGACACCTGTCTATGTGTGCATCCACGTGTCGGAGTTTCCTGCACAGGCTTTGCTGCGTCTGCGCCCGGAGCTGAAGGGACGTGCGGTCGTTGTAATGGCAGGTGATCCGCCGTTGGAGGAAGTGTGTAGTGCGAACCCGCATGCCTTGCGGCTCGGAATTGCGCATGGCATGACCAAGACGGAGTTGGAAAGCTTTCGCGGTGTATGTGTGCTACGTCAATCTGCGACGGAGGAGCGCAGCGCACGGAACGTTGTGATGGAAGTCGCGTCTGGGTTTACACCTCGCATTGAAGTACCGCCTGCGCGTGGCTCGGCACTGGATGTGGTGCTCGATATGACAGGCACCGATCGTATCTTCGGTCAGGTGCAGGAGGTTGTGGCCAAGATATCAAGGGCGTTCGTAAAGCTTAGGTTTTCAATGCGTATAACTGCCAGCGCCAATTTTCATACGGCTTTGTGTCTTGCACCTATGGCGGCAAAGCCCATCGTTGTGCCGCCGGGACAGGAAAATGAATACCTGAGAAACCTTCCTCTCGCGGCGCTTCCGCTGACGGAGCAGCAGGTGGAGACGCTTGAGCTATGGGGATTGCGTTCTTTGGGAGAGCTTGCCTGCTTGCCCGAGAAAGAGCTGGTAATACGTCTGGGGCATGAGGGGGAAAAGCTTCGTCTGCTGGCGCGAGGTGAATGCCGGCATTTGATGGTCCCGGAAGAAGCTCCACTCACACTTGCGGAGTACATCGCGTTCGATTCGCCGGTTGAGCTTTTGGACTCTCTACTCTTCGTGCTTGGTCCGATGCTCGATCAGCTACTTGCCCGAGCACGGAATCGCGCACTTGCCTTAGCCAGCATTACGATTTCGCTTGGAATAGATGGAGGTGGGGAGCATATACGCCTGCTCAAGCCGGCACTTCCGGTCTCACAGCGTGATGTGTTGTTGAAACTCATCTATTTGGATTTGCAAGGGAATCCTCCGCCAGCGGGTGTGATGTCGGTTTCGCTCAAGGCTGAACCCGGCGACCGCAGTAAAGTGCAGCTCGGGTTATTTGCCCCGCAGACACCGGAACCAATGCACTTGGATGTAACTTTGGCGCGTGTTGCGGCGCTCGTTGGAGAGGAGCGCGTAGGACGCGCCCGATTACTCGATTCACACGCTCCCGAAGCTTTTGTAATGGAGCGTTTCACCGTTCCCGATTCTGCCACGGTAAAGACAAACGAAGAAAAGAGATCGATTACTGCGTTGCGGCGCTGCCGTCCACCAGTGCGCCTTACGGTGAGGTTCGATGAGTCACGACCTGCTGCATTCTCTTTTGCGGGTAAACGCTACATTGTGCAGAAAGCTTTCGGGCCCTGGCGCAGAAGCGGAGACTGGTGGTCGCCGAGTGTATGGTCGTTTGAGGACTGGGATGTGTGTGCTGCCGATGTAGGTGGAGACACATTGGTTTGCATTCTGGCGCACGATCTTCTTCGCCATCACTGGCAGATAGAAGCTCTGTATGACTAA
- the dgt gene encoding dNTP triphosphohydrolase: MRFDLHDCGVFGAEERRLAVRVFPAPAGDGRSPFERDRDRIVQSRAFRRLAGKTQVFTSRASDHFRSRLTHTIEVAQVARQVAAALGLNADLAETLALAHDIGHPPFGHAGERALDACLQRYGLRFDHNLHALRIVEHFEQRYAGHRGLNLTLATREGIIKHSRDYEESSHPELAEYLLDKRPPLEAQIIDLADEIAYLTADLDDGVESGLLEIDHIIEHVGILRRTYETVRQAHPNAEEKYVFHDALQSMQKALVLDLVRQTGENVLASKAKNLEDIRALPERVAQLSPEAEAERAEEKQYLYDTLYTCPLLEQEHVKAAAVVTELFEFWIRHPEQLPESYAHEIEADGAPRVAADYIAGMTDHFIVDQHAEARAFVGSGAGAARLG, from the coding sequence GTGAGATTCGATCTGCACGACTGCGGCGTTTTCGGCGCCGAAGAGCGTCGTCTTGCGGTGCGAGTATTTCCGGCACCGGCGGGTGATGGCCGCTCTCCATTTGAGCGGGATCGCGACCGCATCGTGCAGTCGCGCGCGTTTCGCCGACTGGCGGGGAAGACGCAGGTCTTTACCAGTCGAGCCTCAGATCATTTTCGCAGCCGGCTGACGCATACGATTGAGGTCGCGCAGGTCGCGCGGCAAGTGGCTGCGGCCCTGGGGCTCAATGCAGATCTCGCTGAGACGCTGGCCTTGGCGCACGATATCGGGCATCCGCCGTTTGGCCACGCGGGCGAACGTGCGTTGGATGCATGCCTGCAACGGTACGGATTGCGGTTCGACCACAACCTGCACGCGCTGCGGATTGTTGAACATTTTGAGCAGCGATACGCGGGTCACCGGGGACTCAATCTCACACTTGCAACGCGCGAAGGGATCATCAAGCACTCGCGCGACTACGAGGAGAGCTCGCATCCAGAGCTCGCGGAATACTTGCTCGACAAGCGGCCACCGCTCGAGGCGCAAATAATTGATCTCGCGGACGAGATTGCGTATTTGACGGCAGATCTCGACGATGGAGTTGAGTCAGGACTGCTGGAAATTGACCACATTATCGAGCATGTGGGAATCCTGCGGCGCACGTACGAAACGGTCCGACAGGCTCACCCGAACGCCGAAGAGAAATATGTTTTCCACGACGCTCTTCAGAGCATGCAGAAGGCATTGGTCCTGGATCTTGTGCGGCAGACGGGCGAAAACGTTCTGGCGAGCAAAGCGAAGAATCTGGAAGACATTCGCGCGCTGCCCGAGCGTGTAGCGCAACTTTCACCGGAGGCAGAAGCCGAGCGCGCGGAGGAGAAGCAATATCTGTACGACACGCTGTATACGTGTCCGCTGCTTGAACAGGAGCATGTGAAAGCCGCGGCTGTTGTTACGGAGCTCTTTGAGTTTTGGATTCGGCATCCAGAGCAACTGCCGGAGTCATACGCGCATGAGATCGAGGCTGACGGAGCGCCGCGGGTTGCGGCTGATTACATCGCCGGCATGACGGATCATTTCATCGTGGACCAGCACGCGGAGGCGCGGGCGTTTGTGGGGTCTGGAGCGGGCGCGGCCCGGTTGGGATGA